The genomic region CGATCATATCGCAGACGTAGGTGTTTTACAGCATGTTTTTCTATTAAAAAATGCACCTAATGTTAAAGAAGTACCAATTTATGGCCATACAGAATCTATATGGCATACAGTAAGAGAAAGTAAATCATCAAAAGCAATTGATTATTCAGGACAAGAAGCGATTGAGATAGGACCTTTTCATGTTGAGTTTTTAAAAACGATTCATCCTGTTGTTTGTTATGCTCTAGCGATTACGGAACGAGAAACTGAGAAAAAATTTGTATTTTCAGCTGACTCTGGGTATATGGAGCAGTTTATACCTTTTGCTAAAGATGCAGATGTCTTTTTAGCTGATACTAATTTTTTCAAAGAACAACAAAAATCTTCGGTGCATATGACGTCTGAAGAAGTGGGTGAAATTGCTGAAAAAGCTGGTGTTAAAAAATTGATTTTAACGCATCTCCCACCCAATGAAGACTGGCAAAGACTTCTGAGTGAAGCGAAAGAGGCAACACCAAATGTGAAAGTAATGCTAGCTGAAAACGATATGAAAATCATTATTTAATTCGAAGGGAAGAGTGTTCATATGTATTTTGTTGATAATCAAGGCCATTTAGATCCAAGTGTTAATATTGCTTTAGAAACATTTTTATTAAAAGAAAAAAAACTTGATGAGCCAATTCTATATTTTTATATTAATGAACCATCTATTATCATTGGTCGAAATCAGAATACGATTGAAGAAATTAATCAGGAATATGTAGAAGCTCATAATATCCATGTTGTACGTCGCATGTCGGGTGGGGGAGCAGTTTACCATGATCTCGGTAACTTTTCATTCTGTTTTATTACGGATGATGATGGTAATTCATTCCGTGACTTTGCTAAATTTACTGAACCTGTAATTTCTTTCTTACACAGTGTAGGGGTAAAGGATGCTGCATTGAAAGGTCGCAATGACTTAACCATCGGTGATAAGAAGTTTTCTGGCAATGCCATGTATGCAACGAATGGTCGAATGACCGCTCATGGAACAATCTTGCTTGATTCTGATTTAGATGCTATTACAGGAGCTTTAAAACCTCGTAAGGACAAGATTGCCTCAAAGGGAATCAAATCAATTCGTAGTCGTGTTACCAATATAAAACCTTTCTTAGATGAAGAGTATAAAGATTTAACGACTGAAGAGTTCCGTGATTTAATGTTATTATATATCTTTGACGTAGAAAAACGTGAAGACGTGAAAGAATATCATTTGACAGATGCAGATTGGAAACGTGTTTATGAGATACGCGAAGAATATTTCGGCAATTGGGATTGGAATTATGGTAAGTCTCCTAATTATGCAATCGAAACCCGTCGTCGTTTCCCTATCGGCGCCATTGACTTTGCCTTTAATGTAAGTGGTGGAAAAATTACTGAAGCAAAAATATACGGTGATTTCTTTGGGTTAGGAGAAATAAAAGACGTTGAAGAAGCGCTCGTCGGTACAAAATATACGAAAGAAGCACTGATTGAGAAATTTGATAGTCTCGATTTGAAAAAATACTTCGGCAATATTACCAGTGAAGAGTTAGTAACAGCTTTGTTTTCCGAATAATCAAAAAGGACGAGGGATAAATTAAATCCCTCGTCCTTTTTTTAATTAACGATTCAAACCAATAGCATTTTCCATACGCTTTAAAGTTCCGTTAGCATAATCGTTAGCACGTTTAGCGCCTTGATCTAAGATGTAGTCTAACTCTTCTGATGCCATTAATTTATAATAACGTTCTTGAATGGGTTCAAGAACAGCGATAACAGCATCTGCTAGCCTTTCCTTGAAATCACCATAACCACTATCAGCAAATTCTTCTTCGAGCTGTGGGATTGATTTTCCGCTAAAATTCGCGAAAATTGTTAGTAAGTTGGAAATACCTGGTTTATTCTCTTGATCAAATTCAATCACACCACTTGAATCTGTTTTCGCACTTTTAATTTTTTTACGAATCTGTTTAGGTTCATCTAGCATAGAAATAAACCCTTTTTGATTTGTATCTGACTTACTCATTTTTTTAGTTGGATCCTGTAAACTCATAATGCGTCCGCCGGCTTTAGGAATAAGCGGCTCTGGCATAACCAAGTCGGCATGATAGCGATTATTAAACCGCTGCACAAAGTCACGCGTTAGTTCTAAATGTTGTTTTTGATCTTCCCCTACAGGAACCAAATCAGCATCATAAAGAATAATATCTGCTACCATAAGAGGAGGATACGTTAATAAACCGGCAGACACAGCATCTTGCTTTGCAGATTTATCTTTATACTGGGTCATTCGTTCCAGTTCGCCAATATAGGTATTGCATTGTACAATCCAAGCTGCTTGTGCGTGAGCAGGCACTTCTGATTGGACAAAGATTGTTGATTTATTCGGGTCGACTCCGCAAGCAACATAGAGAGCTGCTAAGCCACGCGTACGCATTTTTAACTCTTCTGGATCCTGGGGAACCGTGATAGCGTGCTGATTAACAATACAATAAGTGGCATCATATTCATCTTGCAAAGCTACAAAATTTTTAATTGCACCTATGTAGTTACCAATCGTTAACATACCACTCGGTTGGGCACCCGAAAAAACTTTTTTCTTCAATTAAAATCACACTCCTATTTTCTACCATTCTATTATACCGTATTTTATGCCGACGTAACACCGTAAAAGCTAAATTACAAGTAAAACGCTTTAAATTATAATTATTATAAAGTATACGTATCTTAAATGTATAGGAACATATGTAAACCTTATTAAATAAACGTTCACGAAAAATTTTTGGGAATCGAAATGAACACAATGTGTACAAAAAGTGAAGTTTTTTCAAAAAAAGGTAGATATCTTGAGAGAAGTAATGTATAATGAATAACATAGAACAAGATAATTCACACAAGAGAAAGGGGAGATCCATTAATGGTTACTCTTTATACTTCACCTAGTTGTACTTCTTGCCGTAAAGCACGAGCATGGTTAGAAGAGAATAATATTCCATATACAGAACGTAATATTTTCTCGGAAGCATTATCTGAAATTGAAATTAAGGATATCCTTAAGATGACAGAAGAAGGTACAGAAGAAATTATCTCAACTCGTTCAAAAGCATTCCAAGAAATGAATGTGGACCTTGATGAAATTCCGTTGAACAACTTGTTTAAGCTTATCCAAGACAACCCAGGTTTACTTCGTCGTCCAATTATTCTCGATGAAAAACGCTTGCAAGTGGGCTACAACGAAGACGAAATTCGCCGCTTCTTACCAAGAGAAGTACGTGCAATGGAACTTAAAAAAGCTCAAGCTTTGGCAAACTTTTACTAATCATTACTTCTTAAATACAGAGAATAAGACTTTTGTCTTATTCTCTTTTTTTAAAAAAATATATTAAATTATATGAATGTAGTCCTAGTGTTTTATTAGCTGCAATAAATATTTTATAAAACAAATGTTTTAAAAAAATAGATTTAGCTTGCAAAAGAAAGAATACTAGACTATCATAGAAATTGATAGAAGTACCATTTCAAGACAACTGAGATGAGGAAGTTTGGTTAAATTCCAACACGGTCCCGCCACTGTAATCATATGAAGACATATGGAGTCAGGTCGTTATCTTAGCTTGCTAATCATGCATGCGTATCCTGTTTCGAGGTAAAACAGTATCGTAGTAGTCTATGTAATGGAGCATAGACTTTTTTTGTACCCAAAACAGCTTCATTTTTAGCAAAATGAGGGATTCTATCAAATTTTTTTAGAATTGTTCTTCAAAGGAGAAGAAAAATAGGCAATGAGGCCTATTCAATTCTAATTTTTAAATTTCTATAATCAATAACTATATAGTTTTTATGCTAAAGGGTTGAAAAGCTCTTTAGTATTTTTTTGTAAAAAAATGGTATTAAGTCTATGTCTTACTAGAAAAGTATTAAAACATTTCAGATATAACTTTTTCTCTGACCTTGACTTTTATTTTAATTAGAAATACTATGAACGTGTGTGTTGCACTTTCATTTTGTGAGTGAGGGGTCGAAAAAAATGAAAATCAAAGATAGAAAAATATTCGAATCTGTCCCTGGAAAACAAGTGACTTTAGCCCATATCATTGCAAATCCAGATAAACGAATTTTTGACAAATTAGGCTTGCAAAATGAATATCACCAAGCAATAGGTATTATGACTATTACACCAAGCGAAGTCTCGATTATTGCAGTAGATATTGCCAAAAAAACTGCTGCAATAAAAATTGGTTTTGTCGATCGGTTTAGTGGTTCTGTTTTTATATTGGGTGATATTGCTTCAGTAGAGATGTCTATGCAAGAAGCGATAAATTATCTACAGTACAAAATGGGCTTTAGTATTACAAAAATAACCCGTACTTAAAATTAGAGTAGGTGATCAATTGAAAAAAATTATGTTTATTGGCTCAATTGGCTGTGGGAAAACAACGCTTTGTCAAAGAATTATTGGCGATAAACTCCAGTATAGTAAGACGCAAGCGGTAGAATTTTATCCTAAAATGATTGATACTCCAGGAGAATTTATTCAGCATAGGAGATTCTATAATGCTTTACAAATGATGGCGGTAGAAGCTGAAATGATTGCGTTAGTATCTAATTGTCAAGAAGAGGAACAAATTTTCTCACCAAATTTTGCCCAAAACTTTATGAAACCTTCCATCGGAATTATAACTAAAATAGATTTATGTCAAGATGAAGATCAATTAAAAAATGCCGAGAAAAGGCTGCGGCTCGCGGGAGTAAATAAAATATTTAAAGTTTCTGCGTTTAAAAACTATGGTATGGAAGAATTAAGGGATTATCTAAATAAGGAGGTAAATTAATGCAAATCTATACAAGAACCGGCGATAAGGGGTATACAAGTGTTATCGGAGGAATGAAACTAGCAAAAGATGCAGACCGTGTAAAAGCATACGGAACTGTGGATGAATTGAATAGTATCGTAGGTATTGCAGCGAGCACTGACGGAATATCTTCTGAACTAAAAGAAGAATTAATGACTATTCAGCAATATTTATTCGATTGTGGCAATGACTTAGCTACTCCTCATGGTAAGAATCCTTATCGTGTAGATGAAAATCTAACTCTATGGCTGGAAAGTAGAATTGATGAGTATGCAGGAATACCTCCAACTGTTGAGTCCTTTATTTTACCAGGGGGAACAAAACTAGCTAGCTTGCTTCACTTTGCTCGAACAGTCGCTCGAAGAGCAGAACGAGAAATTGTTAGTTTCCAATGGACAAATGATATGAATAGTGAAGTTATGAGATTTATTAATCGTCTTTCCGATTATTTTTTTGCTGTTGCGAGAGTTGTAAACTCTCAAGACGGAGTAAAAGATGTTTTGTATGAAAGAAGCGGACGTGTTTTCCACACAGAAATTACAAAAGCAGATTTAAAAGATTAATGATGAGAGCGTTTAAAAAAGGTGTTGACAATCTTTAGTTGAAATAGTACATTAAGATGTAGTTAGAGCACAAAGGCGTGCCAATCAAATACGAGCAATGAAGCCGTAAGTAACAAAGTATCTATAACGATACTCTTTTACTTGTGGCTTTTTTTGGAGGAAGGAGGCTAGAAAATGAATAAAATTAGATTTGGAACTACTTTATACACAGGTGAGAATAGTTTGGAACGTCTATCCCAATTTGAAAACGAACGAGTGTTAATTGTGACTGACCAATTTATTGCAAAATCTGAAATTTTAGAGCGAGTTATAAACCATTTT from Jeotgalibaca dankookensis harbors:
- a CDS encoding MBL fold metallo-hydrolase encodes the protein MKLTILGFMGGYPANGVGTSSYLLESAGFRLLIDAGSGSVLALEKHIDPLDLDAVILTHYHADHIADVGVLQHVFLLKNAPNVKEVPIYGHTESIWHTVRESKSSKAIDYSGQEAIEIGPFHVEFLKTIHPVVCYALAITERETEKKFVFSADSGYMEQFIPFAKDADVFLADTNFFKEQQKSSVHMTSEEVGEIAEKAGVKKLILTHLPPNEDWQRLLSEAKEATPNVKVMLAENDMKIII
- a CDS encoding lipoate--protein ligase, with the translated sequence MYFVDNQGHLDPSVNIALETFLLKEKKLDEPILYFYINEPSIIIGRNQNTIEEINQEYVEAHNIHVVRRMSGGGAVYHDLGNFSFCFITDDDGNSFRDFAKFTEPVISFLHSVGVKDAALKGRNDLTIGDKKFSGNAMYATNGRMTAHGTILLDSDLDAITGALKPRKDKIASKGIKSIRSRVTNIKPFLDEEYKDLTTEEFRDLMLLYIFDVEKREDVKEYHLTDADWKRVYEIREEYFGNWDWNYGKSPNYAIETRRRFPIGAIDFAFNVSGGKITEAKIYGDFFGLGEIKDVEEALVGTKYTKEALIEKFDSLDLKKYFGNITSEELVTALFSE
- the trpS gene encoding tryptophan--tRNA ligase, with the protein product MKKKVFSGAQPSGMLTIGNYIGAIKNFVALQDEYDATYCIVNQHAITVPQDPEELKMRTRGLAALYVACGVDPNKSTIFVQSEVPAHAQAAWIVQCNTYIGELERMTQYKDKSAKQDAVSAGLLTYPPLMVADIILYDADLVPVGEDQKQHLELTRDFVQRFNNRYHADLVMPEPLIPKAGGRIMSLQDPTKKMSKSDTNQKGFISMLDEPKQIRKKIKSAKTDSSGVIEFDQENKPGISNLLTIFANFSGKSIPQLEEEFADSGYGDFKERLADAVIAVLEPIQERYYKLMASEELDYILDQGAKRANDYANGTLKRMENAIGLNR
- the spxA gene encoding transcriptional regulator SpxA, coding for MVTLYTSPSCTSCRKARAWLEENNIPYTERNIFSEALSEIEIKDILKMTEEGTEEIISTRSKAFQEMNVDLDEIPLNNLFKLIQDNPGLLRRPIILDEKRLQVGYNEDEIRRFLPREVRAMELKKAQALANFY
- a CDS encoding BMC domain-containing protein — protein: MKIKDRKIFESVPGKQVTLAHIIANPDKRIFDKLGLQNEYHQAIGIMTITPSEVSIIAVDIAKKTAAIKIGFVDRFSGSVFILGDIASVEMSMQEAINYLQYKMGFSITKITRT
- a CDS encoding EutP/PduV family microcompartment system protein → MKKIMFIGSIGCGKTTLCQRIIGDKLQYSKTQAVEFYPKMIDTPGEFIQHRRFYNALQMMAVEAEMIALVSNCQEEEQIFSPNFAQNFMKPSIGIITKIDLCQDEDQLKNAEKRLRLAGVNKIFKVSAFKNYGMEELRDYLNKEVN
- a CDS encoding cob(I)yrinic acid a,c-diamide adenosyltransferase — its product is MQIYTRTGDKGYTSVIGGMKLAKDADRVKAYGTVDELNSIVGIAASTDGISSELKEELMTIQQYLFDCGNDLATPHGKNPYRVDENLTLWLESRIDEYAGIPPTVESFILPGGTKLASLLHFARTVARRAEREIVSFQWTNDMNSEVMRFINRLSDYFFAVARVVNSQDGVKDVLYERSGRVFHTEITKADLKD